The genome window TATCAATCCAGTCGGCAAAGCACGCTTCCCATTGACGGCGAGTCATACGCCATTCTGGGTTGGTTGCCATGATATCGCCAGTACAATACGTATAACCACATTGGTTCAGGGCATCGCAAATAAAGCGAGACAGCTTCTCAAAGTACGCACCGTGCTTGTCTTCATCGTAACTGTCATCAAGGATGATCGCATTATCTTGATCGGTCACGACTAACTGCTCGTCACGTCCCATGGAGCCCAGTGCGAGGAAACAGAAGGGGATAGGGGCTGGGCCGAACTCTTCTTCTGCTAACTCAATGATGCGTTGCTTAAAGCTGCGCCCAATGGTGGACATCGCCGTACCGATCATATGTGAGTTCGCGTCTTCGCGAACCATGCGAACAAAGCTTTCTTGTAACTGTGTCGCCACTTGCGCCAGGTCATCGACGGTTTTTTGTTGGTAGATGCTGCTCACCAATAGGAGTGAGTTTTGCGATTCGTAACGCACGATATCGGAAATCTCGATAATACCAATGGGTTTGTTTTCTTTTAAAACCGGAAGGTGATGAACGTTATAACGCAGCATCATTAACATCGCTTCATAGACATACGCATTGTGATCCAATGAAATGACGTCTGTGGTCATGACCTCACTGACGGTACGACTATGATCCATCCCCGTGACCAGAACACGACGACATAAATCGCGGTCGGTAATAATGCCAGCGACAGCTGAACTGTCATCGTCATCGTCGTCGGTACGATTGGGGTCAATGATAAGCACGGAGGACGTATTTTCCTCAGACATCTTGATAGCGGTTTCTTGGATGGTCGCATCCGTGTGCACGAATAAAGGTTCGCCGGCCAATAAACTCGTGACTTTGACGGTAGTTAAATCGTTTTCATCAGTCTGGCTTGATACCGCTTGGCGTAGGCGTGCATTATCTTCTACTTCAACAAAATCGGCGAAGTTGTCATATTCATCATACAGCTTTTGAAATAGAGATACGGGAATGCAGTATACGAGCGTATCTTCAATGGCGGTTACTGGAAAGCGGACTTTATTGTTGGTCAGTAATCCCATTTGACCAAACATGTCGCCTTCGGTTAAGCGATTATAGAGTTCACCTTTTCGGCGATACACTTCCACGACGCCACTGCGAATAATGAATAAGTCTTCGATGTAATCGCCAAAATGGATAATTGGAGTATCTTGTCGATAGTAGGCAATCTCAATTTGTCCGGTGACGTCTGCCAATACTTCTTCTGACAGATCGCTAAACGGAGGGTATTGGCTGAGAAAGGTTATAATTTCTTGTAGCTCAGCATCCATTGAAGGCTCCTTATAATAACGTGTTGTTTTGTATATCTTCAGTGTCACGGTTTGCCAATGGCTGAATACATCATTTTACACTAAAACACGGCGCTGCGCTGTGTTGTGACGCGCGTTGAGAGACATTGAGACCAAGACCTGACACTGAGAGCACCGGAAGAGAAAAAAAGCCAGCATAGGGCTTAATGCTTGTAAGTTAAGAGGCATTTAACATCTTTTAGAAGGCCTGGTCGCATAGCGACTGGGCCTTCTTTTTACTGCTCTTGGATAGCTTCGTTCTCTCCTTTCTGGCAGCGTAAAACTCTCAGCCATATCTAAGATGTAATTCATCACCTCCGGGACCCTTCCCGGTGCCACTGACGGCAGTTGCTGTAATTGCCCTATTAAGAACAACGAAGCTTGTTTGAACCCTATCTGGTAAGGCATGACCTTGTTTTGATCGTAAGCCATTTGGCACATCAAGAACCTAAGTAAGTTGTAAGCCAGCAGCATGCCCCATAATTCTTGTTCTACTAGCTCAGGCTTTTTACTTCTTAGGGTTAGGGTGTTTTGCAGCATATATTGCTTCATTTCTCGATAACCAAGTTCGATTTCCCACCGATGGCTATATAGCTCGGCTATGTCTTGCCCTGGGTAACGCAAGGGATCTGTCATTGAGGTTAATAACCGAACTTCCTTCCCCTTTATCGTCTTGGTGATTAATCGAGCCTCGAGTGTTTCTGGTGCATCGTGCCACTTCTTCTTCGCTTGTGGGGATAGCGTTAACTCAACCAGCTCTTGACCACGTCCTAATTGGCGAAGTGTCGTGTATTGCGCCCCTTTACGCATGGGAATTAGCCAATGTCTTTCTGTCCCTGTTGTCTGCCAACGGTGTAAAAGCCCTAGCGCATAAAAACCTCTATCGAAGATAGTCAGGCTATTATCTGGTGATTGCTCTATGAGCTCCGTTGTTAGGTCCACTTCACTTGTTGATGTGGAATCGAACGAAGCGCTATTTAGAAGATGACTAGTCAGTTCCATGTGGCAGACCATGCGCACTTGAGGATATTCGGACGAGCACTTTTGATTCCGAGTCCGACTGAATGTCTCACCGTTTTCTTTCGTATCTGGCGTTCGCCAGACGACGCCGTCGACAGCATGAAGCGTGAGTCCATGCCAGTCTGGATGAGGCGTTTTATCATGCCAAATCTTCTGTGTTTGAGTAAAAACGGATTTCATGACATCGGAGCCCAACCGTTGTCTGGCTTGGATGACGGCACTTGGAGCAACAAATGGCTTCTTACCTGGAAGGAGGATATCCAGTTTCGACACAACTTTCTCCATAGACAAGTGACGATATAAAGACATCCCAACGACACTCCATACCATCATCTCCATAGGCAATCTTCGTCTACGAACTGTGGTAATTCCGGTATCTTCTAAACATTGCGAAATGAGTTCAGGGGAAAGTAGGTCAGATAACCCCGAAAGTTGTTCAGCAGAAAATTTGTGTACTTGGTTAAGTGCTTGTCTTAAAAACATAAAAAAATCCGAGTGCATGAATACACTCGGATTTTGACACGTTAGATGGATCCTTCAACC of Vibrio zhugei contains these proteins:
- a CDS encoding IS4 family transposase, which codes for MFLRQALNQVHKFSAEQLSGLSDLLSPELISQCLEDTGITTVRRRRLPMEMMVWSVVGMSLYRHLSMEKVVSKLDILLPGKKPFVAPSAVIQARQRLGSDVMKSVFTQTQKIWHDKTPHPDWHGLTLHAVDGVVWRTPDTKENGETFSRTRNQKCSSEYPQVRMVCHMELTSHLLNSASFDSTSTSEVDLTTELIEQSPDNSLTIFDRGFYALGLLHRWQTTGTERHWLIPMRKGAQYTTLRQLGRGQELVELTLSPQAKKKWHDAPETLEARLITKTIKGKEVRLLTSMTDPLRYPGQDIAELYSHRWEIELGYREMKQYMLQNTLTLRSKKPELVEQELWGMLLAYNLLRFLMCQMAYDQNKVMPYQIGFKQASLFLIGQLQQLPSVAPGRVPEVMNYILDMAESFTLPERRERSYPRAVKRRPSRYATRPSKRC
- a CDS encoding DUF294 nucleotidyltransferase-like domain-containing protein, whose protein sequence is MDAELQEIITFLSQYPPFSDLSEEVLADVTGQIEIAYYRQDTPIIHFGDYIEDLFIIRSGVVEVYRRKGELYNRLTEGDMFGQMGLLTNNKVRFPVTAIEDTLVYCIPVSLFQKLYDEYDNFADFVEVEDNARLRQAVSSQTDENDLTTVKVTSLLAGEPLFVHTDATIQETAIKMSEENTSSVLIIDPNRTDDDDDDSSAVAGIITDRDLCRRVLVTGMDHSRTVSEVMTTDVISLDHNAYVYEAMLMMLRYNVHHLPVLKENKPIGIIEISDIVRYESQNSLLLVSSIYQQKTVDDLAQVATQLQESFVRMVREDANSHMIGTAMSTIGRSFKQRIIELAEEEFGPAPIPFCFLALGSMGRDEQLVVTDQDNAIILDDSYDEDKHGAYFEKLSRFICDALNQCGYTYCTGDIMATNPEWRMTRRQWEACFADWIDNPNPKALLNASIFFDLDGVYGRLKWAEQLNGFVVRRARRNNRFLACLARNSLNRTPPLGFFKNFVMEKDGQHNNSINLKRRGTAPLADLIRVHALAVGSRAKNSFERLDDIIDAGILPKGRGQDLRDALEFISVVRIRHQAIDIENGQEPDNNIEPENLSDFERRNLKDAFQILSNAQNFLKYRYQASGSFK